The sequence TTAAATTTCTGGGGTCACTGCAAAGGCTCGCGGATGCACACAATTAACGGTAACTCCCAGTGGATGTTCATTCATGCAAAGGTGTGGCCATTTTGTGGGCGGGGCCTGTGTCTAGCGCAGTGCTTTTTAGAAGGTATATATTTTTATTACAGTTTTATCATTTTTACAGATAACGCAATATATTTTCAAACACAACTGGTACAGTACAGGACAAATATATCTGCTAATGTAAGAGCAGAGAAGGACAGGGTGAATTCAGAACAACAGTCCTTAAGAACTAGTGCCTCCATTAATACACCGGATCAAAATTAgggggtgtgtggtggtatggatatgagcactgccattggtgcagagcactggcttcccattggctctggctggtcatgtgcctctcgtccgattggttgggactagtcatgtgactgctctccaattggtcgagaggcatgtaggccccgcctccgaggcagggtataagtacccagagttcccggcggtcggcctttctctgtagtcgacaaccgggctaacaactagctgattaaagccacagttcggatcctaattgtgtcttttgagtcgaattgatggtacatcagggtggAAATGAGACGAGGCCATATAAATATAATGGGATAACATCAAGATGCACACCATGTATAGTGGGATCACGGCTTCCAAATGGCACATGCAAAACCTTGCAGGAGCTGGTCAGACAAAGCAGTGCCTAAGAATCTGAGATAGGAGTCCCTGCACTTAATGGATTGTATCCAACTTAGAACAGAGCTCAGACATCAGGAATTCCATAGGAATATATTCCAAGGCTACTTCATACCAGTTTTGAATCGGGGTAGTGCTTTTTAAACTAGCACATCAGATCGCGGGAACGGCTCAAATCTTGCAGATGCCTCTTGGTTGTTTCTATGATGAGAATAAAAGCTGAAATGATGGGAAATGGAGGTGCGGAGGAGATATGTTTGAAGATTAAAGAGCTGAAAGGAGGGAAAGGGGAAGAATAGGAGCTGTAGAAGAATGACAATGGGGCGAATGTGAAAGTGGATGAGAGTGTTTTGTTTTTCCTTATAATTTTCTCTTGTTTTCAGCATCAAGCAGAAGGTGGAGTTGCCTGAAGACCATATCCTGTCTGGTGAGGAGCCAACTGCCTTTCCAGCAAGCCTGTGCGGTGAGCATACACATCCTTGTATAGCCTTTATCACAAGAAGATTTGAGTACCGGAATAGCGAAGTCTTGCTTCAATCGTATAGAAGCTTGGTTAGAtttcacctggagtactgtgtgcaattttggtcctgTTACCGTGGGAACGATATTATTGCAAGAGAGAAAGTGATTGAGAAAACTGGGTCTGTattgagttttgaagaatgagaggtgattacaTTGAAAACTGCAAAATAAGTAAAGGaatagacaaggtagatgcagatAAGATGGTTTCCTTAGTTGGGGAGTCTAAAACCAAggagcacagtttcaaaataaggaggaTGCCACTTAGGATCAGGACGAAGATAAATTTATTTATACTgatggttgtgaatctttggaattctctatcccagagattTGTGGAAGCTCAGTCTTTGAGCATGTTTAAATCAGAGATTGAGAGATTTCTGATTCACAATAACGTaaatggttatggggatagaacattcagtgcaaaaggaggccatttggccatcgagacaaagaacaaagaaaattacagcacaggaacaggcccttcggccctcccagcctgcgctgatccagatcctttatctaaacctgtctcctattttccaaggtctacttccctctgttcccgcccattcatatacctgtctagatgcttcttaaatgatgctatcatgcccgcctctaccacctccgctggtaaagcgttccaggcacccaccaccctctgcgtaaaaaactttccacgcacatctccctcaaaactttccccctctcaccttgaaatcgtgaccccttgtaactgacacccccattcttgggaaaagcttgttgctgtccaccctgtccatacctctcataattttgtagacctcaatcaggtcccccctcaacctccgtctttccaacgaaaacaatcctaatctactcaacctttcttcatagctagcaccctccataccaggcaacatcctggtgaacctcctctgcaccctctccaaggcatccacatccttctggtaatgtggtgaccagaactgcacgcagtattccaaatgtggccgaaccaaagtcctatacaactgtaacgtgacctgccaactcttgtactcaataccccgtccgatgaaggcaagcgtgctggatgccttcttgaccactctatcaacctgcgttgccaccttcagggtacaatggacctgaactcccagatctctctgcacatcaattttccccaagacccttccattgaccatatagtccgctcttaaatttgatcttccaaaatgcatcacctcgcatttgcctggattgaactccatctgccatttctctgcccaactctccaatctatctatattttgttgtattctctgacagtcctcctcgctatctgcaactccaccaatcttaatatcatctgcaaacttgctaatcagaccacctataccttcctccaggtcatttatgtagatcacaaacaacagtggtccgagcacggatccctgtggaacaccactagtcacccttctccattttgagacactcccttccaccactactctcggtctcctgttgcccagccagttctttatccatctagctagtacaccctgaaccccatacgacttcactttttccatcaacctgccatgggaaaccttatcaaacgccttactaaagtccatgtatacgacatctacagcccttccctcatcaattaactttgaaacttcctcaaagaattctattaggtttgtttagacatgaccttccctgcacaaaaccatgctgcctatcactgatgagtCTATttccttccagatgtgaatagatcctatccctcagtatcttctccaacagtttgcctaccactgacgtcaagctcacaggtctataattccctggattatccctgctacccttcttaaacaaagggacaacattagcaattctccagtcctccgggacctcacccatcctcaaggatgctgcaaagatatttgtaaggccccaactatttcgaccctcgcttccctcagtaacctgggatagatcccatccagtcctggggacttgtccaccttaatgtcttttagaatacccaaaacttcccccttccgtatgacaacttgaccgagagtatttaaacatccatccctagcctcaacatccatcttgtccctctcctttgtgaataccgatacaaagtactcattaagaatctcacccatttcctctgagtccacgcataaattccctcttttgtctttaagtgggccaatcctttctctagttaccctcttgctccttacatacgaataaaatgctttgggatttttcttaaccctgttagccaaagatatttcatgaccccttttagccctctttattgcgcgtttgagattcgtcctaatttcccgatattcctccaaagcttcatcagttttgagttgcctcgatcctatgtatgcttcctttttcaccttcgctagtctcacaatttcacccgtcatccatggttccctaatcttgccatttctatctttcattttcacaggaacatgtctgtcctgcactctaatcaacctttccttaaaagacttccacatttcaaatgtggatttacccttaaacagctgctcccaatccacattccctagctcctgccgaattttgttatactctgcctttccccaatttagcactcttcctttcggacccctcttgtccttgtccatgagtattctaaaacttacggaattgtgatcgctattcccaaagtaatcaccaactgaaacatcaaccacctggctgggatcattccccaataccaggtccagtatggccccttcccgagttggactatttacatactgctctaaaaaactctcctggatgttccttacaaactctgctccatctacgcctccaacactgcacaaatcccattcaatgttggggaagttaaaatctcacatcacaaccaccctattgctcctacatttttctacaatctgtctgcatatttgtacctctacttcgtgctcgcttttgggaggcctgtagtaaagtcccaacaatgttactgtacccttcctatttctcagctccacccatattgcctcagtgctcgaatcctccatcatgccctccttaatcacagctgtgatatcatctctgacgagtaatgcaactcctccaccccttctacctccctctctatccctcctgaagcatctataccctgggatattcagttgccagtcctgcccttccctcaaccaagtctcagtaataccaatagcatcatattcccagttactgatccacgccctaagttcatctgccttacctgctacacttctcacattaaaacaaatgcacagaccacctttgcgttcatcatctcttccctgtctactcttcccctaagtcacattgagtttattgtctcgtaccttactgtctttagttgctgcttctttactgacctctaacttcctaatctggttcccatccccctgccacattagtttaaaacctccccaacagtgttagcaaaagcaccccctaggacattggttccagtcctgcccaggtgtagaccatccggtttgtaatggtcccaccacccccagaatcggttccaatgtcccaaaaatctgaacccctccctcctgcaccatctctcaagccacgtattcattctgactattcttgaatttctactctgactgtcccgtggcactggtagcaatcctgagattactacctttgcggtcctactttttaacttatctcctaactccctaaattctgattgtaggacctcatccctttttttacctatatcgttggtgcctacatgcaccacgacaactggctgttcaccctcccccttcagtatgtcctgtagccgatcggagacatccctgacccgagcacccgggaggcaacataccatttgggagtctcaTTTCcgtccacagaaacgcctgtctactccccttacaattgaatcccctatgactatagccctgccagtctttttcccgcccttctgtgcagcagagctagccacggtgccatgagcctggctactactgccttcccctggtgagtcatctcccccaacagtatccaaaacggtatacctgttttggagggagatgactgcagggcacatctgcactgccttcctgctctttctctgccttttggtcacccattccctgtctccgtcaccaatcctaatctgcggtgtgaccaactcactgaacgtgctatccacgacctcctcagcatcgcggatgctccaaagtgagtccatccgcagctccagagccgccatgcggtctaacaggagctgcagctggacacacttcccacacatgaagaagtcaggggcatcggccgcgtccctgaactcccacattgcgcacgaggagcataacacgggtctgggatctcctgccatttttaccctttaccttaactgattacaaatatagtatcaaataattaataagtgaaaggaataaagattttacttaccgatcgcaatactcaccaacacacgaagagttaaatttctcccagcaactgctaattggaacactttccttgccagccaatcaggtcactgctttgctgtgatgtcacccttcaaggtaagttttttaaagagataaacttaccttcccgacaatcACGGTTgtatttttttggttagaggaggggtagggagggaaacactgcgGAAGTGTTTTGGgttaaattgtcacttgacaacagccccttcacaaaccaccttcaaatgaggctgaccgcactgcacgtatgcaaatctccccggaacaaccaatcagtagctccgctctgctgccctctgctggatgcttgcttgcactcgaagtCCTCGGGTCTCTATCgctggtacaccttcaaattaggctgaccgcactgcacgtatgcaaatctccccggaacaaccaatcagtagctccgctctgctgccctctgctgcaccaacccacataagccctcacttccaccctatccctgtaacccaataacccttctaacctttttggtcactaagggcaatttatcatggccaatccacctaacctgcacgtctttggactgtgggaggaaaccggagcacccggaggaaacctacacagaccctgggagaacgtgcagaccctgggagaacgtgcagactccacacagacagtgacccagcagggaatcgaacctgggaccctagcgctgtgaagccacagtgctaaccactgtgctaccgtgctgctctagtGTGGGTAAAAGTTAAGTGGCCGAACAGCCATGATCGTATCTAAcggcggagcaggatcgaagggctgGATGGCCGACTCCCATATTCCTATAAAAGGTCAATAtctcatgttaaaaaaaaaacacgcgtGTTCCTGAATAGATTCacccacccccttgttaatcaagaatctatcttgttctgccttaaaaatattcaaagactctacttccattgccttttgaggaagagagttccatagtctcacgaccctctgagaaaaaAGATATGCCTCGTCTCCTTTTACAGTAAGCAACCctaaacagtgacccctggttctagaccccccccccccccaagaggaaATATTCTCTCCACATGTACCATCCGTTAAAATACAGTACCCATACACGTTGCATCAGCTCAGACCCCAAATCCAATTCCTTGAATCTATGATGCGTACAGGAAATTGGTGGAGGGACCCACTGGTGTGTGTCTTGACAAACTCAGTGACTCAGATCTCAAACAAATTCTGCACTTGTTTGTCCAGAATGGCAGGTTTGTTAGTTTTGATCAGACCAACTCGGCTCTTTTTAGATGGCTCCAGTTGTCCCAGTTGCTTGTTTAAGTGTTCTTCATtcgccacctccacctccagttGTTGTCCGAAGTACCATACCGCTCATTGTGGCATTAGCCAGTCTGTCGACATTAGTCAACACTGACCATGAGCTaagtgcagcatggtggcgcagtggttagcactgttgccttgcggcgttgaggacccgagttcgatcccagtcccaagtcactgtccgtgtggagtttgcacattctccccgtgtctgcatgagtctcacccccacaacccaaagatgtgcagggtagatggattgaccacaccaaattgccccttaattggaaataaataaataaagatccTGTAGCATTATTTGAAAACAAGCATCCTTCCTTGATAAAGAATAACAAATGAATTGGCTCTCTGAGTCTCTGCTCTTTGCCTACACAAGGTCAATGCATTCAAAAATTCAAAGTTATTTAACCCCCTAACAGAGAGTTCCTCATCCGGATATTAAACTtcccacagaggaggaggaggaagccgcCCTGCCCAAGAACCACAATCTTATCATAAACTGATTAATTGGCCATTTACGTAATCTTCATATTTGACCACGGAATTGCCGGCACCTCTCACAATATATTAACTAAAAAGGGGCTTGGAGAAATTCTATAGGGCAATGAGGTTCTATGAAATCAAGTTCTCTCTTTATATTTGGGACTTGCTATGTTAATTAATCCATTGTGCTTGGGTGTTTCTGTAATCTAATTCACTTTGACAATCGTGCAAGTCTGAGGTCAGGGATTTCAACTGTGATCAGCCTTGGGTGCTGAGGAGGCAAAGGGGAAGGGGCAGACTTGTCTTTCACCTGCTTTTGTTGTAGGATAAATCTAAAGTAGAAAATGGAGTTATTGTGTTATTGTGTTGTGCTTGTCCCCAAGAATCAAGTAAGTACCTTTTAGCCAAGGAATCCCTTCTAAATGTTTTAATAAGCTATGACATCCCATCGCCACCCTTGAGGTGCCAGTATTCATTGTTATGTaaatagaatcacagaacaaagatgaatgaggccatttggaccattgtCCGCACTATCCCATTCATCCCACTGTGCCGCACACTCTCCAAAACCCTGCAATTTGCATCTTTATCTAATCAGTTTTTATTGCAGTTTAGGTTCTTGAAATGTTCTAGCTGAGGTTTTTAACCAATATCTAAATCCAAGTTTGTTAGGTTTGGCTGCCAGCccaaataaactttaatttgacAGTGTCTTGTCCTTGCAAAGCTAAGCTGTGGTTTCAATTTCAAATTGGCCCTGTGGCCAAACCGTGAGGTAGACTAGGATCATGATGGCGAAAACCGGGTCAAAAGATTTCACCTATATTTGTAACATTTCCCCAAAATCAGAACATCATGGGGTTAACTTTCTTCCTGTCTTTTGTATTGGCAGGTGGAGACGGCTTGAGCTGTGGTACTGGACCATTCATAGTCGGATATGAGGGAACGGAACATTCTACTGTAATGGATCAATGCGGAAGACAAATCCCTGCTGCCACTGTACATCCATGTGAAACAAAGTGCAGCTTTCTCCTGTATAAAAGTGTGGAACAGTCAGTCAGCAGTGACCGTCTATTTTCAGCGTTGGCCAATGAAATGTGCACAGAAAATGGAGCCAGCGGCGAGGTATCTGAAGGAAACATGGGTGCCAAAATTCCGAAAAACGAGGCAAAGCTCCCTGCCACAGTGCCAAAGCGGACTGACGACGAGAAGACTGTAGAATGTGGCAGTCCTGGCAAGGGACTTGGGGAAAAAGAATTTGCTGTGGCACCGCTCCACACAGCAGCCACCGAGAGGTTTGCAGAGATTGGCTTGATTCGAGAAGTGCCTTTAGAAGACGCAGTAAGCGGTGATGTGCCTGACCATATTCCTTCAGCTACCAGTGCAACACTTGCTGGGAATCGGCTCCCAACTGAGTCACTTGCAAGGGATAAAACAACTGCAGAGTCTGTGACCTTTGAGTTTCTATCAGAGCACAAGTTGACTGATGCACCTACAGACACAACATCAAATCAATTGAGTACAGCAGATACACCCAAAGCAGTACCTTTAGGAGTTGTGACAACCATAAATGCCATTCCCAAGAATGAGGTCCCTCCAGGTACAACCATGGAGACGTCTGTAGAGTGTGATCTACCCAATGAGTATTCTATGGAAAGGGCAATGGCCAGTATCATGCTTAAAGTGAATGAATTGTTTGATGTACCTACATCAGATATTGCCATTGACGATTCTGGTGAAGATGAGCTGAGCACGGTGGACGGACTGTCTACAGAGGATGAGCTGAGCATGGTGGACGAGCTGTCTACAGAGGATGAGCTGAGCTCGGACGAAGAGCTGACCACGGAAGTGCCTATTGAGGATGTGGCATTTGATAAAATACTAACTGAGAATGAGCTGGCTGACATACCTGCTGATACTACTGCTGCCGCCATGGAGATATGTACAGCAGTTGAGCTGGCCATGGAAGTAGGTGTGACAACTTGTAGTCCACGTCCAGCTGAACAGCTGGCTAGTGAGGCACTTACAGAACCTGAAACAGCCGAAAGTGTGACTTGTGAAATTCTAGTTGATGAGGAATTAGTTGATATACCTACAGATATAGTACTCATTGAATTTACTGTTGAGAATGATGAAGCAAAATCTTTAGAAGTTGCAACAACCAAAGGGACCATTGCAGAGAATGGATTATTTGTGATATTTCCGGATATTGTTGATGGAGCAGCTAACACAGTGCTTTCACACGGCGAGTTTTCGGAGAATGAAGTGGTTGTGTTTTCTCCAGACCCCTTGGCATCCATAAAGGGTGTGACTAGCAAAATACCTGAAGCGAATGGTTCAATGAAGCCAGCTCCAGATGTAGCAAACATGGGGATGGCTGCAGAAGGGGAAGTCAGAGCAGCATTGACCAATGACAATGTAGAAGGTGGGATCACAGCAGCATTGACCAATGCCTTTGCAGAAGGTGAGGTCACAGCAGTATTGACCAATGACAATGCAGAAGGTGAGGTCAGAGCAGCATTGACCAATGCCGATGCTGAAGGTGAGGTCACAGCAGCATTGACCAGTACCGATGCAGAAGGTGAGGTCACAGCAACATTGACCAATGATAATGCAGAAGGTGAGGTCACAGCAGCATTGACCAATGCCTATGCAGAAGGTGAGGTCACAGTACCATTGACCAATGCAAATGCTGAAGGTGAGATCACAGTAGCATTGCCCAATGCGAATGCAGAAGGTGAGGTCACACCAGCTTTGACCAATGCCGATGCAGAAGGTGAGGTCACAGCAGCATTGGCTAATGATGCAGAAGGTGAGGTCACAGCAGCATTGACCAATGCCTATGCAGAAGGTGAGGTCACAGCAGCATTGACCAATGCCGATGCAAAAGGTGAGGTCACAGCAACATTGACCAATGGTGATACAGAAGATGAGGTAACATTGGCTAGAAATACAATCTTCGAGGATATTAAAGTGAAATGCAAGATATCAAATGAAATCTCTGGTGTGAGCACCTTCCAAAAGAAGCTATTTGATCCACTAACATTGAAAGAAGGTAATGTTTGCACCTACATTGACAATGAAGAAATGTGTTGCAAGGATAACGGATGCCAAGATGTTGACCTTGATAACCGTGAATTAGAATCTCTTTCGGTACAGTTTACACAGACTGCGTGTGTTCCGTACAAAGTACAGGAGGCAATCTGTgtggaaaagaaaggttatcaaacAGTTATGGACAGAACAGACGTTCCTGGAGAGTTTGGAATATCACCAGTACGTGAGGAAGCACctagttactgtggaaagctgaAAGGGCTGCAAGTTGCAAGGAGGAGGAAAGAGTTTGTCGGTTTAAAGATGAGGAAATTAAACCACGCCATGCTTTTATCAAATTGTGCTCCGTATTTCCCCAGACTTGAGAAGTTCTGGGCGAACAAGACTCCACGGTGTGTAGATTGTTGCAGCATAGAGAGAAACTGTGTCACTTCTGACATGGACCACAAGGTCCAACCAGTGGAGGAACTCAAACCAAAGAAGCTGTCTCTTGTACAGATTAACAATTTAGCACATAGTAAATGGCATAGAAAGCCTATGCTATTGGAGCATTTGTCAACCATTGCCAATGGCCTGAGTGTGTTTTCCAAGTGTGTACAAATGCCGCAGGAATCCCCTCGAACATCTGACCTTATTATAGCCATGGGTTTGTGTAGTAGGTTTCAATTACTCCAGTTTTGCTTCAATACTGAACAAACATCCTGCATAAACACTTTCTGCCACCTCTCATCCACAAGTaaagaacag comes from Scyliorhinus canicula chromosome 1, sScyCan1.1, whole genome shotgun sequence and encodes:
- the wu:fi75a02 gene encoding uncharacterized protein wu:fi75a02 isoform X3, producing the protein MKRKALGTARSRDSGDADPETWPTTLTNIKQKVELPEDHILSGEEPTAFPASLCGGDGLSCGTGPFIVGYEGTEHSTVMDQCGRQIPAATVHPCETKCSFLLYKSVEQSVSSDRLFSALANEMCTENGASGEVSEGNMGAKIPKNEAKLPATVPKRTDDEKTVECGSPGKGLGEKEFAVAPLHTAATERFAEIGLIREVPLEDAVSGDVPDHIPSATSATLAGNRLPTESLARDKTTAESVTFEFLSEHKLTDAPTDTTSNQLSTADTPKAVPLGVVTTINAIPKNEVPPGTTMETSVECDLPNEYSMERAMASIMLKVNELFDVPTSDIAIDDSGEDELSTVDGLSTEDELSMVDELSTEDELSSDEELTTEVPIEDVAFDKILTENELADIPADTTAAAMEICTAVELAMEVGVTTCSPRPAEQLASEALTEPETAESVTCEILVDEELVDIPTDIVLIEFTVENDEAKSLEVATTKGTIAENGLFVIFPDIVDGAANTVLSHGEFSENEVVVFSPDPLASIKGVTSKIPEANGSMKPAPDVANMGMAAEGEVRAALTNDNVEGGITAALTNAFAEGEVTAVLTNDNAEGEVRAALTNADAEGEVTAALTSTDAEGEVTATLTNDNAEGEVTAALTNAYAEGEVTVPLTNANAEGEITVALPNANAEGEVTPALTNADAEGEVTAALANDAEGEVTAALTNAYAEGEVTAALTNADAKGEVTATLTNGDTEDEVTLARNTIFEDIKVKCKISNEISGVSTFQKKLFDPLTLKEGNVCTYIDNEEMCCKDNGCQDVDLDNRELESLSVQFTQTACVPYKVQEAICVEKKGYQTVMDRTDVPGEFGISPVREEAPSYCGKLKGLQVARRRKEFVGLKMRKLNHAMLLSNCAPYFPRLEKFWANKTPRCVDCCSIERNCVTSDMDHKVQPVEELKPKKLSLVQINNLAHSKWHRKPMLLEHLSTIANGLSVFSKCVQMPQESPRTSDLIIAMGLCSRFQLLQFCFNTEQTSCINTFCHLSSTSKEQPISVKPPAQFYSKDQYWPFPSDCIRFITPDFPITPHLNVTSLLSFLIDGGEPVKQCSERTDLSITPKHSHQDSWAVSQCQVNFGKTNWLPASPFKAGRCPCTRSRFGLHTVLALSSPACYRVWTRQRHFGRVPNSHRPFLTQFGEGLKRLILPVHSDKLFWSLSYTLGRVVSWWNQHSPSPSESRFNISPSDNCRRSSSSFHPSNLITGNGTNLSEAKSLLILQVNKRIDLQHLNFDCLKEPYLALPELPTSSPECTITDSTFSSASALAPSITYVETQLHAEQKEECTPLDKPVRKSKGSLRKVSQIRIRKSVPKQDTNLTPMGLPKPKRLKKKEFSLEEIYTNQNYKSPSAHSKYMETIFEEPILKKGSFICTSLQKRKRLLEFQDYTLPRKRRAHTGVRVQSRTRARKATTREGEIDSLLVQKLTELEAFLAGED
- the wu:fi75a02 gene encoding uncharacterized protein wu:fi75a02 isoform X4; translation: MDQCGRQIPAATVHPCETKCSFLLYKSVEQSVSSDRLFSALANEMCTENGASGEVSEGNMGAKIPKNEAKLPATVPKRTDDEKTVECGSPGKGLGEKEFAVAPLHTAATERFAEIGLIREVPLEDAVSGDVPDHIPSATSATLAGNRLPTESLARDKTTAESVTFEFLSEHKLTDAPTDTTSNQLSTADTPKAVPLGVVTTINAIPKNEVPPGTTMETSVECDLPNEYSMERAMASIMLKVNELFDVPTSDIAIDDSGEDELSTVDGLSTEDELSMVDELSTEDELSSDEELTTEVPIEDVAFDKILTENELADIPADTTAAAMEICTAVELAMEVGVTTCSPRPAEQLASEALTEPETAESVTCEILVDEELVDIPTDIVLIEFTVENDEAKSLEVATTKGTIAENGLFVIFPDIVDGAANTVLSHGEFSENEVVVFSPDPLASIKGVTSKIPEANGSMKPAPDVANMGMAAEGEVRAALTNDNVEGGITAALTNAFAEGEVTAVLTNDNAEGEVRAALTNADAEGEVTAALTSTDAEGEVTATLTNDNAEGEVTAALTNAYAEGEVTVPLTNANAEGEITVALPNANAEGEVTPALTNADAEGEVTAALANDAEGEVTAALTNAYAEGEVTAALTNADAKGEVTATLTNGDTEDEVTLARNTIFEDIKVKCKISNEISGVSTFQKKLFDPLTLKEGNVCTYIDNEEMCCKDNGCQDVDLDNRELESLSVQFTQTACVPYKVQEAICVEKKGYQTVMDRTDVPGEFGISPVREEAPSYCGKLKGLQVARRRKEFVGLKMRKLNHAMLLSNCAPYFPRLEKFWANKTPRCVDCCSIERNCVTSDMDHKVQPVEELKPKKLSLVQINNLAHSKWHRKPMLLEHLSTIANGLSVFSKCVQMPQESPRTSDLIIAMGLCSRFQLLQFCFNTEQTSCINTFCHLSSTSKEQPISVKPPAQFYSKDQYWPFPSDCIRFITPDFPITPHLNVTSLLSFLIDGGEPVKQCSERTDLSITPKHSHQDSWAVSQCQVNFGKTNWLPASPFKAGRCPCTRSRFGLHTVLALSSPACYRVWTRQRHFGRVPNSHRPFLTQFGEGLKRLILPVHSDKLFWSLSYTLGRVVSWWNQHSPSPSESRFNISPSDNCRRSSSSFHPSNLITGNGTNLSEAKSLLILQVNKRIDLQHLNFDCLKEPYLALPELPTSSPECTITDSTFSSASALAPSITYVETQLHAEQKEECTPLDKPVRKSKGSLRKVSQIRIRKSVPKQDTNLTPMGLPKPKRLKKKEFSLEEIYTNQNYKSPSAHSKYMETIFEEPILKKGSFICTSLQKRKRLLEFQDYTLPRKRRAHTGVRVQSRTRARKATTREGEIDSLLVQKLTELEAFLAGED